One stretch of Rhizobium rhizoryzae DNA includes these proteins:
- the coaBC gene encoding bifunctional phosphopantothenoylcysteine decarboxylase/phosphopantothenate--cysteine ligase CoaBC: protein MDLAGKRILLIISGGIAAYKSLDLIRRLRERGAEVRPVMSRAAQEFITPLAVGALSSGHVYTDLFSREDEQDVGHIRLARDCDLVLVAPATADLMAKMSHGLADDLPSAVLLATDRPVLVAPAMNPKMWDAAPTRRNVATLQQDCIHFIGPMKGEMAESGEAGTGRMAEPLEIVAAVTALLSPGEKPLAGKKAIVTSGPTHEPIDPVRYIANRSSGKQGHAIAAALAKLGAEVTLISGPVVIADPIGVTTTHVETADQMLHAVLNSLPADIAVMVAAVADWRVAGSSDQKIKKQPGEPPAPLQLTENPDILKTIGHHALRPRFVVGFAAETQNVEQNGRRKLEAKGADIIVANDVSPATGIMGGDRNRVKIISSSGLEEWPDLGKDEVAEKLAHEIARRLG, encoded by the coding sequence ATGGATCTTGCGGGAAAGCGCATTCTTCTCATCATTTCGGGTGGCATTGCCGCCTATAAAAGCCTCGACCTGATCCGTCGCCTTCGCGAACGGGGTGCTGAGGTCAGGCCGGTGATGTCGCGGGCTGCGCAGGAATTCATCACGCCGCTTGCCGTCGGCGCGCTCTCTTCGGGGCATGTCTATACCGATCTCTTTTCGCGGGAAGACGAGCAGGATGTCGGACATATCCGGCTTGCTCGCGATTGCGATCTGGTTCTGGTCGCACCCGCAACCGCTGATCTGATGGCCAAGATGTCGCATGGTCTGGCCGACGATCTACCCAGCGCCGTGCTGCTGGCAACCGACCGGCCTGTTCTTGTTGCGCCCGCCATGAACCCGAAGATGTGGGATGCGGCACCCACGCGGCGCAACGTGGCAACGCTTCAACAGGACTGCATTCATTTCATTGGCCCCATGAAAGGCGAAATGGCGGAAAGTGGCGAGGCTGGCACGGGTCGCATGGCCGAACCGCTGGAAATTGTTGCAGCGGTCACCGCCCTGCTTTCGCCGGGCGAGAAGCCGCTGGCGGGCAAAAAGGCCATTGTTACATCAGGCCCGACACACGAGCCGATTGATCCGGTGCGCTACATCGCCAATCGTTCGTCCGGCAAGCAGGGTCACGCCATTGCCGCAGCCCTTGCAAAGCTGGGTGCCGAGGTGACGCTGATTTCGGGGCCGGTCGTGATTGCCGATCCTATTGGCGTCACCACTACCCATGTGGAAACCGCGGACCAAATGCTGCATGCTGTTCTGAATTCCCTTCCGGCAGATATCGCCGTGATGGTGGCGGCGGTGGCAGACTGGCGCGTCGCGGGTTCCTCGGACCAGAAGATCAAGAAGCAACCGGGTGAACCTCCGGCTCCACTTCAACTCACCGAAAATCCGGATATCCTGAAGACGATAGGTCACCATGCCCTTCGACCCCGCTTCGTGGTGGGCTTTGCAGCCGAGACGCAGAATGTCGAGCAGAATGGCCGTCGCAAGCTGGAAGCCAAGGGAGCGGATATCATCGTCGCAAACGATGTTTCGCCTGCGACCGGCATCATGGGTGGCGATCGCAATCGGGTGAAGATTATTTCGTCCTCAGGCCTCGAGGAGTGGCCGGATCTTGGCAAGGACGAAGTTGCCGAGAAGCTTGCCCACGAGATTGCCCGTCGGCTCGGATAG
- a CDS encoding chromate transporter, whose amino-acid sequence MIGTLLALAFIFTELSLMAFGGGYAVLPEIQRRVVDVQHWVTAEEFSALFALAQAAPGPNMMIVPLIGWHVAGLPGLAVASIAKFLPSSLITCLTVSVWDRFRDRPWRAVVQAGLLPITTGLVAASAVVITVASAHTLLLAAITGVTAAISIWTRAHPVAVLGLGAAVGLASSYL is encoded by the coding sequence ATGATCGGAACCCTCCTTGCCCTGGCCTTCATCTTCACCGAACTGTCGCTCATGGCGTTTGGCGGAGGCTATGCGGTTCTGCCCGAGATCCAGCGGCGGGTGGTGGATGTGCAGCACTGGGTGACGGCGGAGGAATTCAGCGCACTCTTCGCGCTTGCGCAGGCGGCACCCGGACCAAACATGATGATCGTCCCGCTCATCGGCTGGCACGTTGCCGGATTGCCGGGGCTTGCGGTCGCGTCGATCGCGAAATTCCTGCCGTCGTCGCTGATCACCTGCCTGACCGTGTCGGTCTGGGACCGGTTTAGGGACCGCCCCTGGCGCGCCGTGGTACAGGCTGGGCTCCTGCCTATCACGACCGGGTTGGTCGCGGCCAGTGCCGTCGTGATTACCGTCGCATCCGCCCATACGCTGCTACTTGCCGCGATAACGGGCGTCACGGCTGCAATCTCCATCTGGACGCGCGCCCACCCTGTTGCGGTTCTTGGGCTCGGTGCGGCCGTGGGTCTCGCCTCAAGCTATCTCTGA
- a CDS encoding chromate transporter encodes MKTDGAPTISSAPPTSFQLFLGFLGIGIIGFGGVLPLARRMLVEDRRWLTPDEFVDLLGLCQFLPGGNVINISVAVGMKFRGWRGALASILGLTAVPTAFVIVLGVIYDRYRDDPHVQQVFAGLAAAAAGLLIAMTIKLVRPILTKPAALFIASLLFFAVAFLRLPLLPTMLVLAPLSVLLAWRLRP; translated from the coding sequence ATGAAGACTGACGGCGCCCCCACGATTTCCTCAGCGCCCCCGACCAGTTTTCAGCTGTTTCTCGGTTTCTTAGGGATAGGCATCATCGGCTTTGGCGGCGTTCTGCCCTTGGCCCGTCGCATGCTGGTGGAAGACCGACGCTGGCTGACGCCCGATGAATTCGTCGATCTTCTGGGGCTTTGCCAGTTCCTGCCGGGTGGCAATGTCATCAATATCTCCGTCGCCGTTGGCATGAAGTTTCGCGGGTGGCGTGGCGCTTTGGCGTCCATTCTCGGCCTGACGGCGGTTCCAACGGCTTTCGTCATCGTTCTCGGCGTGATCTACGATCGGTATCGTGACGATCCGCATGTGCAGCAAGTCTTCGCAGGTCTGGCAGCAGCGGCAGCGGGCTTGCTGATCGCCATGACAATCAAGCTCGTGAGGCCGATCCTCACCAAACCGGCAGCGCTCTTCATCGCCTCCTTGCTCTTCTTTGCGGTCGCCTTCCTGCGTCTGCCGCTATTGCCGACCATGCTGGTTCTCGCGCCGTTATCCGTTCTTCTGGCCTGGAGGCTGCGTCCATGA
- a CDS encoding class II glutamine amidotransferase: MCRWAAYRGNPLYLEELVSSPAHSLIEQSHCASRAKTATNGDGFGIAWYGDHPEPGRYRDILPAWSDCNLRSLARQIRSPLFLAHVRAATSGGTRRDNCHPFVFGPWSFMHNGQVAGFDKIRRKLEAHLSDELFHARSGTTDSELLFLLSLEMGMAKDPIGAVSRAIALVQKHAAEEGANPLVRFTAAFSDGKSLYAVRYASDQKPPTLYAAPMGPRGGYCLVSEPLNDDVDAWTEIPAGSAVLVTDDGLLTSAFSPAPFAKAA; this comes from the coding sequence ATGTGTCGCTGGGCCGCCTATCGCGGTAACCCTCTTTACCTGGAGGAACTCGTTTCCTCTCCTGCCCACTCCCTCATTGAACAGAGCCATTGTGCAAGCAGAGCCAAGACAGCCACAAACGGTGACGGTTTTGGCATTGCCTGGTATGGCGATCACCCTGAGCCGGGGCGCTACCGCGATATTTTGCCGGCCTGGTCGGACTGCAACTTGCGTAGTCTAGCCCGCCAGATCCGGTCTCCGCTATTTCTGGCCCATGTGCGTGCAGCGACCAGCGGTGGCACGCGCCGAGACAATTGCCATCCCTTCGTTTTCGGCCCCTGGTCCTTCATGCACAACGGACAGGTGGCAGGCTTCGACAAGATCCGCCGCAAGCTGGAAGCGCATCTGTCGGATGAACTCTTCCATGCCCGGTCTGGCACGACAGATTCCGAACTGCTTTTCCTGCTCTCGCTCGAAATGGGCATGGCGAAGGATCCGATCGGTGCCGTTTCTCGCGCAATCGCCCTGGTGCAGAAACATGCCGCAGAGGAAGGGGCCAATCCGCTGGTGCGCTTCACCGCAGCCTTCTCGGACGGCAAATCGCTCTATGCAGTTCGCTATGCCAGCGATCAAAAGCCCCCGACGCTGTACGCGGCTCCCATGGGGCCACGAGGCGGCTATTGCCTCGTGTCTGAGCCATTGAACGATGACGTTGATGCCTGGACGGAGATCCCCGCCGGAAGCGCCGTTCTGGTGACGGATGATGGACTGCTGACCTCTGCATTTTCGCCCGCACCTTTCGCGAAAGCGGCTTGA
- the otsB gene encoding trehalose-phosphatase, with product MLEELSSEPQAWALFLDIDGTLIDLAETPEAVVVPDGLISTLSQISNVLGGAVGLVTGRAVSFADQLFSPLALPIAGLHGAERRNSAGDLERLPQDDDFEALKRSLVRVTADWDGVIIEDKGSAVAAHYRQAQQWAGALDAVMQSAVEEAGADYTLQRGKMVIEIRPARASKGEALRAFLDAEPFLGRKPIAIGDDLTDEAMFKVANELGGLSIRIGELRDTAAVRAIPSPDALRKILADLARQA from the coding sequence GTGCTTGAAGAGCTTTCAAGCGAGCCTCAAGCCTGGGCGCTTTTCCTCGATATTGATGGTACTCTGATAGACTTGGCAGAGACGCCGGAAGCGGTTGTTGTTCCTGACGGGTTGATTTCGACCCTGTCGCAGATCTCAAATGTTCTGGGCGGCGCGGTCGGACTTGTTACAGGCCGTGCGGTTTCCTTTGCAGACCAGCTTTTCTCACCGCTGGCTTTGCCAATCGCCGGCCTTCATGGTGCAGAAAGGCGAAATTCTGCCGGGGATCTGGAACGGCTACCCCAAGACGACGATTTCGAGGCGCTAAAACGATCTCTGGTCCGCGTAACCGCCGACTGGGACGGCGTCATCATCGAAGACAAGGGATCAGCAGTGGCGGCCCATTACCGTCAGGCGCAGCAATGGGCCGGAGCGCTGGACGCCGTCATGCAGTCTGCTGTCGAGGAGGCAGGGGCTGACTACACGCTTCAACGCGGCAAAATGGTGATCGAGATCAGGCCTGCGCGTGCAAGCAAGGGAGAGGCCCTTAGAGCCTTTCTCGACGCGGAACCCTTTCTGGGGCGCAAACCCATCGCCATCGGTGATGATCTGACGGATGAGGCGATGTTCAAAGTCGCCAACGAGTTGGGAGGCCTGTCGATCCGGATCGGGGAACTGCGCGATACTGCCGCGGTGCGTGCGATACCGTCACCCGATGCACTCAGGAAGATTCTGGCCGATCTGGCACGCCAGGCCTGA
- the otsA gene encoding alpha,alpha-trehalose-phosphate synthase (UDP-forming), giving the protein MSRLVVISNRVPMPEKNGTAPAGGLAVALQAALEERGGVWMGWSGKSSGTKEPAPLALTERGNITYALTDLTSTDVEEYYHGFANRVLWPICHYRLDLAEYGRKEMAGYFRVNRFFAHRVAPLIQEDDILWIHDYHLIPLAAELRQMGFKNKIGFFLHIPWPPADVLFAMPVHEEIMRGLTHYDVVGFQTDHDLENFRGCLVREGFGNAVGEGLYSSHGRTFKGGFYSIGIETAAFAEFAKRAASTTMVRKARQSLEGRDLIIGVDRLDYSKGITQRIDAYESLVSHNPAYQGKVTYLQITPKSRSEVPEYEAMQRTVAEQAGRVNGALGTVDWVPIRYINRSIGRPVLAGLYRLAKVGLVTPLRDGMNLVAKEFVAAQDPEDPGVLVLSRFAGAARELNGALLVNPYDIEGTGHAIARALTMGKEERIQRWRGMMDHLLVHDVKRWCDDFLADLTSEGDHAALAT; this is encoded by the coding sequence GTGAGCCGTCTCGTTGTCATTTCCAACCGCGTGCCCATGCCAGAGAAAAACGGCACGGCACCTGCCGGCGGACTTGCGGTCGCACTTCAGGCAGCGCTTGAAGAGCGCGGCGGCGTGTGGATGGGCTGGTCGGGAAAGTCGAGCGGCACAAAGGAGCCCGCCCCGCTGGCGCTGACGGAGCGCGGCAACATTACCTATGCGCTGACCGATCTGACGAGCACCGATGTCGAAGAATATTACCACGGCTTCGCCAATCGTGTTCTCTGGCCAATATGTCATTACCGGCTGGATCTCGCAGAGTATGGGCGCAAGGAAATGGCCGGTTACTTCAGGGTCAACCGCTTTTTCGCCCATCGGGTGGCTCCTCTCATCCAGGAAGACGATATACTCTGGATTCACGATTATCACTTGATCCCGCTTGCAGCGGAGCTCCGGCAGATGGGCTTCAAGAACAAGATTGGGTTTTTCCTGCACATACCCTGGCCGCCAGCAGATGTACTGTTTGCCATGCCGGTTCACGAAGAGATCATGCGTGGTCTAACCCATTACGACGTTGTCGGTTTTCAGACAGACCACGATTTGGAAAACTTCCGTGGCTGCCTGGTTCGCGAGGGTTTCGGCAATGCGGTTGGAGAGGGGCTTTATTCCTCACACGGGCGAACCTTCAAGGGCGGCTTTTATTCCATCGGCATCGAGACAGCAGCCTTCGCAGAATTTGCCAAACGGGCCGCCTCCACCACCATGGTGCGCAAGGCAAGGCAGAGCCTTGAGGGCCGCGATCTGATCATCGGTGTCGACCGGCTCGATTACTCCAAAGGCATTACACAGCGCATCGACGCCTATGAGAGCCTGGTGTCCCACAATCCCGCCTATCAGGGAAAGGTCACCTATCTGCAGATCACTCCGAAATCGCGATCGGAAGTGCCGGAGTACGAGGCCATGCAGCGCACCGTTGCAGAGCAGGCTGGCCGGGTGAATGGCGCTCTCGGCACCGTGGACTGGGTTCCCATCCGCTACATCAACCGTTCCATCGGACGCCCCGTTCTGGCGGGACTTTACCGGCTGGCAAAGGTTGGTCTTGTGACACCTTTGCGAGATGGCATGAACCTTGTCGCCAAGGAATTCGTCGCCGCACAGGACCCGGAAGATCCCGGAGTTCTGGTGCTATCACGTTTTGCGGGAGCGGCACGCGAACTGAACGGCGCCCTTCTGGTCAATCCCTACGACATCGAGGGAACGGGCCATGCAATTGCTCGCGCCCTGACGATGGGCAAGGAGGAGCGCATCCAGCGTTGGCGCGGCATGATGGACCATTTGCTGGTTCATGACGTGAAACGCTGGTGCGACGACTTCCTGGCAGACCTTACGTCCGAAGGGGATCACGCCGCCTTGGCGACGTGA
- a CDS encoding peptide chain release factor 3 encodes MAESIAEAVSRRRTFAIIAHPDAGKTTLTEKLLLFGGAIQLAGEVKAKKDRIQTRSDWMKIERERGISVVTSVMTFEYEGNVFNILDTPGHEDFADDTYRTLTAVDAAVMVIDAAKGIEPRTLKLFEVCRMRDIPIITFVNKMDRESRDTFEILDEVEEKLALDTAPVTWPVGRSKTFCGSYNLASNTYRGSDTQVEPLKVNGPQSVAENLPENERDAFIDELELAREACRPFDRQAFLEGHMTPVFFGSALRNFGVRDLINALGDFAPPPRDQVADTRTVHAAEDKMTAFVFKIQANMDPNHRDRIAFARICSGKLERGMKARLARTGKQMGLTAPQFFFASQRQLADTAYAGDVVGIPNHGTLRIGDTLTEGEALVFQGVPNFSPEILRRVRLEDAMKAKKLKEALQQMAEEGVVQLFSPEDGSPAIVGVVGALQLDVLKERLSAEYSLPVSFEMSRFSVCRWISSENKADMEKFLTVKRGDIARDLDGDPVFLAQDAFSLRYEAERYPSIKMVAIKEYHVAKAA; translated from the coding sequence ATGGCTGAAAGCATTGCCGAGGCGGTATCCCGCCGCCGCACATTCGCGATTATCGCGCACCCGGACGCCGGTAAGACGACGCTCACTGAAAAACTGCTGTTGTTCGGCGGTGCCATTCAGCTCGCAGGTGAGGTGAAGGCGAAGAAGGATCGTATCCAGACCCGGTCCGACTGGATGAAGATCGAGCGCGAGCGCGGCATTTCCGTCGTGACCTCGGTCATGACCTTCGAATATGAAGGCAATGTTTTCAATATTCTGGATACGCCGGGTCACGAGGACTTCGCGGACGATACCTACCGCACGCTGACGGCGGTGGATGCAGCTGTCATGGTTATCGATGCCGCCAAGGGTATCGAGCCGCGAACGCTGAAGCTCTTTGAAGTCTGCCGCATGCGCGACATTCCGATCATCACATTCGTCAACAAGATGGACCGCGAGAGCCGCGATACCTTCGAAATCCTCGACGAAGTGGAAGAGAAACTGGCGCTGGACACGGCGCCGGTCACCTGGCCTGTCGGGCGGTCCAAAACCTTCTGCGGCTCCTACAATCTGGCCAGCAACACCTATCGTGGTTCCGACACACAGGTTGAGCCGTTGAAGGTGAATGGTCCGCAAAGTGTTGCAGAAAACCTGCCGGAAAACGAACGCGACGCTTTCATCGACGAGCTGGAACTGGCCCGGGAAGCCTGCCGCCCGTTCGACCGCCAGGCTTTTCTAGAAGGCCATATGACGCCGGTCTTCTTCGGCTCGGCGCTCAGAAACTTTGGCGTTCGTGATCTCATCAATGCGCTGGGCGATTTTGCGCCTCCTCCACGAGATCAGGTAGCCGATACCCGCACCGTTCATGCGGCTGAAGACAAGATGACGGCCTTCGTCTTCAAGATCCAGGCAAACATGGACCCCAACCATCGCGACCGCATTGCTTTTGCCCGCATCTGCTCCGGCAAGCTGGAGCGCGGCATGAAGGCGCGCCTGGCCCGTACCGGCAAGCAGATGGGCCTGACCGCACCGCAGTTCTTCTTTGCCTCGCAGCGCCAGCTGGCTGATACAGCCTATGCAGGCGATGTGGTGGGTATTCCGAACCACGGCACGCTGCGTATCGGTGATACGCTGACAGAAGGCGAAGCGCTGGTCTTCCAGGGCGTGCCGAACTTCTCGCCGGAAATCCTGCGACGCGTGCGGTTGGAAGATGCCATGAAGGCGAAGAAGCTGAAAGAAGCGCTTCAGCAGATGGCCGAAGAAGGCGTTGTACAGCTCTTCTCGCCAGAGGATGGCTCACCGGCCATTGTCGGCGTGGTCGGTGCCTTGCAGCTTGACGTTCTGAAGGAACGGCTTTCGGCGGAATACAGCCTTCCTGTGTCGTTTGAAATGTCGCGCTTTTCGGTCTGCCGCTGGATTTCCTCGGAAAACAAGGCAGACATGGAGAAGTTCCTGACTGTCAAGCGTGGCGATATCGCCCGCGATTTGGACGGTGACCCTGTCTTTCTGGCTCAGGATGCCTTCTCTCTGCGCTATGAGGCGGAACGTTACCCGTCCATCAAGATGGTTGCCATCAAGGAGTATCACGTCGCCAAGGCGGCGTGA
- the dut gene encoding dUTP diphosphatase: MREVIGPALKLVRLPHAEGLDLPAYETAGAAGMDIRAAVSEPLVLQPGARMLVPTGFIFEIPQGFEIQVRPRSGLAFKHGVTCLNTPGTIDSDYRGEVKVLLINLGQEDFTIDRGMRIAQLVFAPVVQAQVQEADTFNDTARGAGGFGSTGV, from the coding sequence ATGCGCGAAGTCATCGGCCCTGCCCTGAAACTCGTTCGACTGCCTCATGCTGAGGGGCTTGATCTGCCGGCTTATGAAACCGCGGGCGCGGCTGGTATGGACATTCGCGCCGCTGTGAGTGAACCTCTCGTCCTGCAGCCCGGCGCTCGCATGCTTGTGCCAACCGGCTTTATTTTCGAGATACCGCAGGGCTTTGAAATTCAGGTTCGCCCTCGCTCCGGGCTCGCGTTCAAACATGGCGTGACCTGCCTCAACACACCCGGCACGATCGACAGCGACTATCGCGGCGAGGTTAAGGTCCTGCTGATCAATCTGGGCCAGGAGGATTTCACAATCGACCGCGGCATGCGGATCGCACAGCTGGTTTTCGCACCCGTTGTTCAGGCTCAGGTGCAGGAGGCCGATACGTTCAATGACACGGCGCGAGGTGCGGGCGGCTTCGGCTCTACCGGCGTATAA
- a CDS encoding LysE family translocator translates to MTLASLITYAGALFIAAAIPGPGMTAIVARALGSGFRPTFFMGLGLILGDLVYLTAVILGLAILAQNFTTPFLIIKYLGALYLCYIAWKLWTAGLLRQDIQATRGATGMMAFLSGLLVTLGNPKTMLFYVALVPTLIPLQDIGLRDYAVLVATTFIVLIAVLLPYILLASKARELLKKPRTLQALNRSAAGILAGTAAYIAAR, encoded by the coding sequence ATGACCCTTGCTTCATTGATCACCTATGCTGGCGCTCTGTTCATCGCAGCGGCCATTCCCGGTCCCGGCATGACAGCCATTGTCGCGCGAGCTCTCGGATCCGGCTTCCGCCCCACATTCTTCATGGGGCTTGGCCTCATTCTGGGTGATCTCGTCTATCTCACGGCCGTCATTCTCGGCCTTGCCATTCTTGCGCAGAATTTCACGACGCCCTTTCTCATCATCAAATATCTTGGTGCTCTCTATCTCTGCTATATCGCCTGGAAGCTGTGGACCGCCGGTTTGCTGCGGCAGGATATTCAGGCGACCCGCGGCGCCACAGGCATGATGGCATTTCTATCCGGACTGCTGGTCACGCTTGGCAATCCGAAGACCATGCTGTTTTACGTGGCGCTCGTGCCGACCCTGATACCGTTGCAGGACATCGGTCTGCGAGATTATGCGGTTCTGGTAGCGACCACGTTCATCGTGCTGATCGCGGTCTTGTTGCCCTATATTTTGCTCGCGTCGAAAGCCCGCGAACTCCTGAAGAAACCGCGCACGCTGCAGGCACTTAATCGTTCGGCAGCAGGTATTCTGGCGGGAACAGCGGCTTACATCGCAGCACGCTGA